The genomic region AATATCAGCTTGGGCCTAATGTGTTCTTTctatggaaaaaataataagcaAGAATCTTGTACACATTTGTGAAATGAGCTAAAATAGTTGGTTTAAAATCAGTCTGTGCTTTATTCTGCACTTAACTCTCTCTGCCTTCAAAAAGGTTTACATCTGTATAgcaatacaattaaataaataataaatccatgTAGTATCCAtgtacagtggtacctcggtgttCGACCTTAATTCGTTACACAAGTCGAATACCGATTTGGTCGAAATTTGGACcaaattatttttccccatagaaaataatgtaaaacaaattaatctgtttcaactcgatggttgatctcacCACTTTCCTCTTGTCAACACTGATGCCTGATTTCCCCTTTTTCGGcgacatggctactgaaattagTACgaaagacagtgtggggttataacacaagcactcacagatgatgctttcagaacagatgacccgCATAAACGGCCTCACCTCTGTTGTCTACACCAGGGTATGCCGCATGGAAAGCGTGTGCGGTCAAAGCAGCTCTTTTTAGGTCGGGTcgaacacagaaaaatattttcgaAAACTGGAAATTTGTGTGAAATACAGTTCACATCATTCGTTCGAATTTTGTTCGAAATGTTGATATTTgttgcaatcctgtatgaaacatGAACTGGCGTTCCTGATGGTCGAGTCGTACaccaaaaatattttcattcaccGAGGTCAAATTGACTCGAAAATTCGAATCGAATACCAAAAATTCAAACTCGGAGGTGGTAGaggaccgaggtaccactgtatgtAGGATGTGCAGGTAAGGTCAGTAATTGTTGAAACTTCAGTTCAACACATACATGAGTACTACTATTTTTAATTGTATGTCTAAGCAGTAAATATCAGGTTTTATATGTTACAGCCTTATGTACTTAGCTGGGTTAATTGCAGTTTTCGATCAAAAGTTTTTGATAAAAAGTTGTTTTTGcgtttgttaaataaataaatgaatgaaatggcaTGAGTTGATTTGTGAAAATGCCCAacacaggataaaaaaaaaaaacaccttcacAATACAAAGACAAATAATATATTAGCTGTATTATAAAGATATATTTCATTTAGAAGGGTTCACTGGTACATTGTGTTCTCTTTCAGAGTAGAAACATTGGTCTCCTCATACCGTAGATTCAGTAAACATTAACTTGGCTATCAGAAACTGTGCCATGTTCACAGGAGCCTCGGTGTTGGGACCGTTGCAAGGCGGCTTGCTGCTCTTTAAAGCAGACTTGCGCTTAATGCAGTTCTGGATGGTTTCTGAGGTGAAGTAATAAATAACAGGGTCAAAGCAGCAATTTGTCACTGCAATGCATAACGCGATGGGGTAAGTGGTCTTGACGATCGTCTCCACGGCACAATTATCGATGGCTTTGCTGCGGACCAGGGCATAGAAAACTAGGTTGACGTTATATGGGATGAAGCAAAAGCAGAAGACGAgcaagtgcacacacaccatccgcAGGATCTTGGTCTTATTCAGCTGCACTTGACTTTGAATGGTGTCCAGGTTTCTCAGCGTTCGCAAGATCATCATGGAACAGAAAATGTTGATTAAAAGCGGGATCAGGAAGCCCACTGTCACAATGACCACCACGACCTTAGATATCTTGGATTTCCACTGACTGTTGCTGAATTTCTCAAAGCAGGATCTTGTGTCACCAGAGTCGGATGTTTCCAGCTGAAGCCCAGCTGCTAAGCTTATCGAGAATGTGAGCAACCAAACTGAAAGGCAGGCAATTTTTGCTTTCCTTGTAGTCCTCAGCGATCTTGAGGCTAAAGGGTAAACGATTGCCAGAAAGCGGTCCACACTGATGCAGGTCAAGAAAAGGATGCTGCCGTACAAGTTCATGTAGAACAGCCCCACAGAGATTTTGCAGAACACCGACCCATACAGCCAACGCTGGCTGAGAAAGTAAGAAACCCGAAACGGCAGACTGACAACAAAAAGTGTGTCGCTTGCAACCAGATTCAGCATGTAGGTGGTGGTCTCGTTCCTTTGTTTCAGCGTACAAGTGAATATGTACAAAGCCACAATGTTGAAGAGCAGTCCTAGGATGAAGACGATGCTGAACGCTGAGCTGTATAGAACGTATTTAAAGTCATCCTTTATAATACAGTTCCCGTCAGTGCTGTTGTTAGGCATCGTCAGTAcagtgatctgtgtgtgatctaCAGTGAATGATGGGACCATGTACAATGTCTTAGTAAAGTTTATGTATCCAAAGTTACAGTCCTGATTGCAAATGTCACATTATTCAGTcgatatatttaaaaaagagagagaggaaaagagaaataaGTTCATACGTCAGTTCTGATGAGATCCTGCACGTGCTCAACCACACATTCACAAGGCCTCTCGTATCttcgtttctttttttttttccttcctcttcttGGTCCGATCAGCAGGATATAACGCCAACATTATCAAATCCAAGATTTCCCAGTCATTCTTCTGCTTCCCTTACTTTGGAGATCCTTCGTATGGAAATTTACAGTtgtctcttttttctttgtcttcctCTTCTTAATAATTACCAAAGTCTATTTAAGGCCAAATAGCTTTTTCCGATGTTTTCCTATTGTCCTAATCTCATGTTTTAGCTTCCTGTCTGTTTTCTGTGCCGCGATCGAAGGCACCTCGCTGTTGTCCCCGCGGTCAGCATATGAAGAAAAGTGTACTACTTTGTTCGTCAGGCAGGCTGAAAGAGGGTGGAGCTTCTGCAAATTACCCACCTCCTCCTTCCTGCAGATCCTTCATTTTGTAGTTTCAGTACCATTTCCTGTACAATAACAAGTTCCTTTGCATCGTGGGCGATCCCTTTACACTGTCAACAGTTTCTGTGGTGAGAAAAGTGAGTAATGAGAATCTGTCCAAAGTTCATAATGTAACAATGAGGTCTTGGTTGCATGAGAATGTACACGCACACCTTGCGTGTTTCAGTGACTATCAGCACATTTATAAACTGTGACACCAATGACATTTTGGacctgaaaagtaaaaaagcgAACAGTGCGTTTTttttgtcccccccccccccccattgatatttttctttaaagaatCTGGTATACTGTGATAATTGTAGATGATTACCATGTTTGAAAATAGTCAAGTGACTTCGTCAGCACACGTTGGGGAACTGAAGTGTGACTGCTTTACATATCTTGTAACAGTGATGTCAGAGGTGTTTGATTTCCCCCTGTGGTAGTTTTGGAGAAGTTTGTTAGACCATAATGTAATGCtattaatttaactttaaaaatgttttttggggGAAAGCCCCAaacttattaaataaattttccTGTATTCTGTAGGTTGTTAATTTGTCACAGAATGTGAATGCTTTTGTTTCGAGATACCATTTGTTCACTTATTAATAttgccttatttatttttaaaaaataaaatcattttatgttAATTTGGGTTATGAATTGGGGTGTTGTCAGTGTTAATCATCCATTTATAAAACCCACAAGCTGGTGGtgaaaataaccaaaaaaaaaaaattcaattcaattcctcTAGTAGAAGTAGAAAAATTTAAGACAAAGTGTCTGAGAGGGAAAGCAGCACATTAACTAGCATCGCAGTGTGCAGCAAAGATGCTGtcggtttttttttgtttgtttgtttgttttatcagAACGGGGTCAGGTTTTGTGCATTTGAGAGCTGCCATCTATGATTAAAGTTCGTGACATGCTAGCAGTTAGAACAGAGGTATTAAAGGGTCGTCATATAACAGCTGTAATCTCGTTGTCTGTAATAACATTGTAGTTTGGGTTTTGAGGACCAGCAACCTAGGCTTGTGTAAGACAAACTGAAACAATAtccatatttatttcatttttcagcaTGTCCATTGGCTGTAACTCAATGTAACAAGACCTTCTTCAACAAAGTCCTTAAAAACATCTAACACCTTGTTTGTCTCGTAGGATTCTCTCCTGTTTGAGCTGCTAAGGCAGTCTCGGGAGGATGGTCCCGGAGAGCAAGCGGAGCCTCCTGCAACACTGAACCAGCCCTTACAGCACGATCATACAGCAGCTGATCTGTGAGTGGATCACTTATAGTATCGCTGAGAAAATGTTGCAGCCATGCAAAACTAAAACCACAATTAGAGCTGCTTCCCCCACAGCTTAAATTATAACACTGAAGTGAGGTTCACCCTGACATACTTCCCAAAAATGTATCTCACGATATCTGAAACCCATCTGGTGCCAACAAGACTGCCGCTTTGTCACGCACAGCACTGAGGTTCAGAGGCAGAGGAGCAGCTTTTAATTTCTTGTATTGCCCTATCAATTCCAATCAAAAATATTGCATGGATGCAGAACAATACCGATAGACATTTGGGTTTGTAGTTGTAACACAAGAACAGTATAAGTGCTGTATGTATTATTATACTGATCAGCCACAAACCTGACGGATATTGTGTAGGTCCTCTTTGTGCCACTGAAATAGCCCTGATTCGTCAAGACATGGGCTCCACAAGGTCTCTGAAGGTGTCCTGTGGTTTCTGTCACCATTATCTTAAGATCCCTTAAATGCTTTAGGTTGTAAAGAGGATCTGACTTTTTGTCCAGCACACTTCATAGATGGGAATTTGGAGTCCCCACAGTCAACACCCTGACCTCTCTTGtggttcctcaaaccatttatGAGCATTTTCTGCAGCATGGCAAGGCACAATATCCTGCTGAAACTCACAGgccctgctgttttggagatgcttccaacacatcaacatatatGCATAATGTATCCCACCTCTTGTCAGGCACCATTGTAACAGGATAATCAGTGGtcacttcacctttcagtgGTTTTAATTGTTAGGGCAGCAAACATTTGCCAGGTAGCAAAAAATGATGAGTCAGGACACCTGGAATTACCTGGGTTTAGAAATGAAGTGTGTAACTAGAAACATTCAGTTACTGTTGTTTGGAATACATGAAAACTCTATAATGTACAAGATATGCTGCAAAAGTCTTCTTTAAGGAAATAGACCCATTGGTAGTGTGACATTCTCAATGAAAATAACGATCTGAATTAAACTCCGGTTGTGCGCTtcctgtgtgggtttttttttttttgtattttttttttacgattCAGTTTC from Hemibagrus wyckioides isolate EC202008001 linkage group LG18, SWU_Hwy_1.0, whole genome shotgun sequence harbors:
- the LOC131369109 gene encoding lysophosphatidic acid receptor 6-like, with translation MVPSFTVDHTQITVLTMPNNSTDGNCIIKDDFKYVLYSSAFSIVFILGLLFNIVALYIFTCTLKQRNETTTYMLNLVASDTLFVVSLPFRVSYFLSQRWLYGSVFCKISVGLFYMNLYGSILFLTCISVDRFLAIVYPLASRSLRTTRKAKIACLSVWLLTFSISLAAGLQLETSDSGDTRSCFEKFSNSQWKSKISKVVVVIVTVGFLIPLLINIFCSMMILRTLRNLDTIQSQVQLNKTKILRMVCVHLLVFCFCFIPYNVNLVFYALVRSKAIDNCAVETIVKTTYPIALCIAVTNCCFDPVIYYFTSETIQNCIKRKSALKSSKPPCNGPNTEAPVNMAQFLIAKLMFTESTV